CCGTGTCGCGGTCAGATACCCAGAATCACCGATCATCGCCGTGATCCGGTCACCGGGGGGCGGGAATCCGTTGGCCGCGTAGGCCTGCGCTGTCGGCAGCAGATCCACCTGCCAGCCCGCCGAGCCGAGGTGCTCGGCCGCCGGGGTGCGCGGCCCGGTGTAGAACAGCTCGGTCAGGTCGATGTCACTGCCGAACCGGCGGCCCCGAGCAGTCAGTTCCTTGGCCCAGTCGCCGGTGAGAGCCTTGACGTCCATGTGTTCGGTGGCCAGCGCGCTGCCCGGCGCGCTGAGCGCGGTGATGCTGTCCAGCAGCCGGTCCTGGGCATCGGGCGGCAGGTAGGGCAGCAGTCCCTCGGCGATCCACGCGGTCGGTCGCGCGGGATCGAAACCCGACTCCCGCAGCTTCGCCGGCCAGTCGTCACGCAGATCGACGCCCACCGTGCGGCGGTCCGCGGCGGGCGCGGCACCGGCCTCGGCCAGCACCCGGGTCTTGAATTCGATGACCTCGGGCTGGTCGATCTCGAACACCACCGTGCCGTCCGGCCACGCCAACCGGTAGGCGCGGGTATCCAGCCCGGAGGCCAGGATGACGGCCTGCCGGATGCCGCGTCGAGTCGCGGAGACGAGGAAGTCGTCGAAGAACCGGGTACGCACCGCGATCTGGTGCAGCACCACATCGGGGCCGAACAGCGGGTCCTCGGCGCCCGGCCCAGTGGGTGGATCCGTCGGGCCTTCCATCTCACCGCGGGCCACCTTCATGAAATGCGGCACCCCGACGGCCTCGACGAGCAGCGCTGCGTAGGGGTCGTGGATCAACGGGTCGGGACCGCGGCTGGCGAAGGCCCGGGTGGCGGCCACCGATGTCGCGGTGGCGCCCACGCTGGACGCGAGATCCCAGGTGTCCCCGTCGGAGCGCGTCGTCATCGGAGGGCGGTGAGGTAGGAGGCCTGGCCGACCTGTTGGTCCTCGTCGATGGTCGGCAGGCCCAGCCGGCCCAGTAGTTCGTTGGCCGATTGCGCGGTGGTGGCCCAGCCGAGTTCGCTCAGGTGGGTGGCCGCGTCCTTGCGGTCACCGAGGTAGACGAGTTCGCTGAAGTCCAGATCGAACCCGTGCGAGGCCCACTTGTCCTTCACCGACTGCATCCGCTCCCGGACGGCCTCCTGGTCGAGGTCCGCGGTGCTGGGGACCGCTTCGGCGGCCACCCGGCTCCCCGGGCCGCTGTTCTCGGTGATCAGTTCGAGCAGTCGGTCCTGGGCTTCGGGTGGCAGGTACCCGAACAGTCCCTCGGCGATCCAGGCGGTCGGCGCCGTCGGGTCGAAGCCGGCCGCCCGCAACGCCGACACCCAGTCGTCGCGCAGGTCCACCGCGACGGTGCGGCGCTCGGTCGTCGGCTGGGCGCCCAGGTCGGCCATGGTCTGGGACTTGAACTCGATCACCTCGGGCTGGTCGATCTCGAACACCACGGTGCCGGCCGGCCAGTCCAGACGGTAGGCACGGGCGTCCAGCCCGGCGGCCAGGATGACCGCCTGCCGGATCCCGGCCGCGCCGGCGTGTTCGAAGAACTCATCGAAGAACCGGGTGCGCGCGGCCATCGCGTTGGCGAACCGGGCGATGTTCATCTGCGGGTCGTCACCGAGATCGGCCTCGGTGATCTCACCGTCGACGAGTTTGGTGAAGAAATCCACGCCCACCGCGCGTACCAGGGGAGCGGCGAACGGGTCGTTGATCACCGGATCGGGCCGCGCGGATGCCATCGCGCGTGCGGCCGCCACCATCGTCGCGGTGGCGCCCACACTGGATGCCAGGTCCCAGGTGTCTCCATCGGTGCGTGCCATGAGGTCTCCTAGACACAATTAATTAGCTTATGTAATGAACAATTCGACTGTACGCTTCGAACCTGTTGGTCGACTGAGCCCAAATCTGCGCCCCGTCCGGATAAGGGCGGCGCGGAGTTGAGCTGTTACTCTCGTAGACTGTTTGACGCGCGGCTCCGCTGGTGATGAACCTGCAGGTAGATTGCGCGAGACTTAACCAGACGCTGGAACGATTCCAGCCCCATTGGCACGCCGTGCGATTGAAGTCGGCTGCGCAGGAGGAAGAGTGCTTTCGGCTTTCATCTCGTCGCTGCGGACTGCCGACCTCAGGCGCAAGATCCTGTTCACCCTCGGGTTGGTCATTCTGTACCGCGCCGGCGCGACGCTCCCGTCGCCCGGTGTCAACTACCCGAACGTCCAACAGTGCATCGAGCAGGTCAGTGGCGGTGACTCCGCGCAGATCTACAGCCTGATCAACCTGTTCTCCGGTGGCGCGCTGCTGCAGCTGTCGGTGTTCGCGGTCGGCGTCATGCCCTACATCACCGCGAGCATCATCGTGCAGCTGCTCACCGTGGTCATCCCACGCTTCGAGCAGCTCAAGAAAGAGGGTCAGGCCGGCCAGGCCAAGATGACCCAGTACACCCGGTACCTGGCGATCGCGCTGGCGGTCCTGCAGGCCACCAGCATCGTGGCGCTGGCCGCCAACGGTGGCCTGATGCAGGGCTGCAGCCTGGACATCATCGACGACACCTCGATCTTCGGTCTGGTCGTCATCGTCATCGTCATGACCGCGGGCGCCGCCCTGGTGATGTGGATGGGCGAGCTGGTCACCGAGCGCGGCGTCGGCAACGGCATGTCGCTGCTGATCTTCGCCGGTATCGCGGCCCGCATCCCGGCCGAGGGCAAGGCCATCCTGGACGGCCGCGGCGGCATGGTGTTCACCTTCGTCTGCATCGGCGCCCTGGCCATCCTGGTCGGTGTGGTGTTCGTCGAGCAGGGCCAGCGCCGCATCCCGGTGCAGTACGCCAAGCGCATGGTCGGCCGGCGGATGTACGGCGGCACCTCGACCTACCTGCCGCTCAAGGTGAACCAGGCCGGCGTCATCCCGGTGATCTTCGCGTCCTCGCTGATCTACATCCCGCAGCTGGTCACGCAGCTCATCGACAGCGGTCGGGACAACCCGGGCACCGGATGGTGGAGCTCGTTCGTCGCCAACCATCTGTCCAACCCGACCAGCCCGACGCACATCGCCTTCTACTTCGGCCTGATCATCTTCTTCACGTACTTCTATGTGTCGATCACGTTCAACCCCGAAGAGCGTGCCGACGAGATGAAGAAGTTCGGCGGCTTCATCCCGGGCATCCGCCCGGGCAAGCCCACCGCCGACTATCTGCGGTTCGTGCTGAGCCGCATCACTCTGCCGGGCTCCATCTACCTCGGTGTGATCGCCGTCCTCCCGAACGTGGTCCTGCAGGCCGGCAGCGGTGGCGCCACCCTGCAGAACCTGCCGTTCGGCGGCGTCGCGGTGCTGATCATGATCGGTGTGGGGTTGGACACCGTGAAACAAATCGAGAGTCAGCTCATGCAGCGCAACTACGAGGGCTTTTTGAAGTGAGAGAGGGTTCCCCTAAATGAGAATCGTTTTGCTCGGACCTCCCGGCGCCGGAAAAGGAACCCAGGCGGAGAAGCTCGCCGCGCAGCTCGGTGTCCCGCAGATCTCCACCGGCGACCTGTTCCGCCACAACATCGGTGCGGGCACCCCGCTCGGTATCGAAGCCAAGAAGTACCTGGACGCCGGTGACCTGGTGCCCGCCTCGCTGACCAACGCGCTGGTCGACGATCGCATCGACCATGAGGACGCCGCGGGCGGATTCATCCTGGACGGGTTCCCGCGCTCGGTGGAACAGGCCGAGGCGCTCAAGGAGATGCTGGCCAAGCGTGGCCTGAAGCTGGACGCCGTGCTGGAGTTCCGGGTCTCCGAGGACGAACTGCTCGAACGCCTCAAGGGTCGCGGTCGCGCCGACGACACCGAGGAGATCATCCGCAACCGGATGAAGGTGTACAACGACGAGACCGCGCCGCTGCTGGATTACTACGCCGGCGAACTCAAGACCGTCGAGGCCGTCGGCACGCTCGACGAGGTGTTCGCCCGGGCGCTGGCCGCCCTCGGCAAGTAACCGCAGATAGACCAGCAGTCATGATCAACGTGCCCGGCTTACGTCGCAAGGTCGTCCCCCGCCGCAGCCCCGGCGAGTTGGACGCGATGGCCGCCGCCGGTGCGCTGGTGGCCGCGGCGCTCAAGGCGGTCCGTGAAGCCGCCGCGCCCGGTATCTCGACCGGTGAGCTGGACCGCATCGCCGAGTCGGTGATCCGCGACGGTGGCGGTGTGCCGTCGTTCCTCGGCTACCACGGTTTCCCGGCCACCGTCTGCGCCTCGGTCAACGACCGGGTGGTGCACGGCATCCCGTCCGATGCTGAGGTGCTGGTCGAGGGAGATCTGGTCTCCATCGACTGCGGGGCGATCCTGGACGACTGGCACGGCGACTCGGCCGTCACCTTCGGGGTCGGCACCCTGATCCCGGCCGACGAACTGCTCTCCGAGGCCACCCGGACCTCCATGGAGGCGGGTATCGCCGCGATGCTGCCCGGCAACCGGCTGACCGACGTCTCGCATGCGATCGAGGTCGGCACGCACGCCGCCGAGGCGCGCGATGGGCGCAAGTACGGCATCGTCGCCGGGTACGGCGGGCACGGCATCGGACGTGAGATGCACATGGACCCGTTCCTGCCCAATGAGGGTGCCCCCGGTCGCGGGCCCTATCTGGAGGTCGGGTCGGTCCTGGCGATCGAGCCCATGCTGACACTGGGGACCGCGAACACCAAGATCCTCGACGACGACTGGACGGTCGTCACCACCGACGGTTCGCGGGCCGCGCACTGGGAGCACACCGTGGCCGTCACCGACAACGGCCCCCGCATCCTGACGCTCTAGATCGTCGTCGCCTTCCCAGCGGAAGGACAGGCCGTCCGAGGGGAACGCACAGCGAGTACCCAGCGATCCCACGGCTGATCGCCCTACCCTGAGTTGATCTGGGCTGGTTGCTGATCCCTGTTTGCTGAAGCCGAAGCCCGGTTGAACTCGATCACCACTCACGTCGTGTCAGAGACGGAGGTTGGAGTGGACGATCCGGAGGCCGCGATGATGCGGGTTCTATACGACGAACACGCAGGCGCCCTGTGGCGATATGCCCTGCGGTTGACCGGTGACGCCGCCCGAGCGGAAGACGTTGTGCAGGAGACACTGTTGCGCGCCTGGCGGCACCCGGAAGTGACTGCCGACCCAGACCGGTCGGCCCGGGCGTGGCTGTTCACCGTCGCGCGTAATCTGGTCATCGACGACCGTCGCAGCGCACGGTTCCGCAATGAGACCGGCACGCCCGATGTCGAAACGGTCGCCGGCGCATCCGCTGCCGGCCCCGACGAAGTGGATACGGCGTTGGACCGACTACTGATCAGCACCGCTTTGAGTGAACTGTCCCCGGACCACCGCGCGGTGATCCGGCGAGCGTATTACCAGGGATGGAGTACCGCGGAGATTGCCGACGACCTCGGGATCGCAGAGGGAACCGTGAAATCCCGACTGCACTATGCGGTGCGCGCGCTGAAACTGAATCTGCAGGAGATGGGGGTGACCCGATGACCGGCCTCGAGCGGACCTCCGCGGGTGAGTCGGCCGACCGGTACCTCACCTGGGATGCCAGCTACGTGCTGGGCTCGCTGTCGCCGGGGGAGCGCCGCGAGTTCGAGGCGCACCTGCAAGCCTGCCTCCGCTGCGCCACCTCGGTCGCCGAACTCACCGGGATGCCCGCACTGCTGGCGATGGTGGATCTGCAGGATGTCGAGGCGCTGGACGTCGCGGCGCCCAACCCGCCGCTGCGGCCCGCGCTGCGCGAACAGCTTCTGAACCGGGTGCGCCGGCGCCGTGAGCGCACCCGGTGGGTGACCGCGGCCGCTCTCGGCGTGGCGGCCGCGCTGCTCGTCCTCGGGCTGGTCGCGGTCATCCGGCCGGAAACCCTCGGCCTGCAACAGGGTTCACCGCAGACCGTGGCGATGCTGGAGATGAGCAAGGTCAACGACACACCGATCAACGCGAGCATCGCGATGTCCAGCTACACCTGGGGCACCCGCATCGACATGGCCTGCAGCTACGGCGACTGGGGGCAACGGGACGTCCCCGCCCAGAATCTCGGCATGGTGGTCGTCGGCCGCGACGGCAGCCGCACCCAGATAGCGACGTGGTTGGGATTGTCCGGTGCCACCGCACTGCCCAGCGGGAACACCCCGCTGCCCGCCCGTGAGATCGCTGCTGTGCAACTGGTTTCCGCAGACGACGGGAAAGTGCTGTTGGAAAAGAACCTGTGAGTTCCCTGCGCGGGTGAACCCGAGCGCACTGCGTCGCGTGTCACCTGCAGAACGGGAAGGCAGGTACGCCGATGGTCAGCACGCACCGAGTGGTCGACCACATCATCGAGCAGTTGGCGGTACACGGTGTCAGTCACATCTTCGGGGTCGACGGCGCCAACATCGAGGATCTGTACGACGCCGCGGCCCTGCGCACCGATATCACGGCCGTGCTGGCCAAACACGAGTTCTCCGCCGCGACGATGGCCGACGGGTACAGTCGGGCCACCTCGGCGCTGGGGGTGGTCGCCGCGACATCCGGCGGCGGTTGCCTGAACCTGGTTGCCGGGCTTGGGGAATCACTGGCCAGCCGGGTGCCCGTGCTGGCGTTGGTGGGCCAGCCGCCCAGCACGATGGACGGGCGGGGCAGCTTCCAGGACACCAGTGGTCACAACGGTTCGCTGGATGCCTCGGCGTTGTTCGCGGCGGTGTCGGTCTACTGCCGGCGCATCCTGGACCCCGACGACATCGGGGCGGCGCTGCCGGAAGCGGTGGCGGCCGCCCGGTGCGGGGGACCGGCGGTGCTGTTGCTGCCCAAGGACATCCAGCAGGGCGCAGTCCAGAGTGCACCCGTCCGGGCGCCGGTGAACGGCCGCCAACTGGGTGACCCGGGCCCGATCGCCGCGCGGCTGCGACGCGCACACGGTCCGGTGACGATCATCGCCGGGGAACAGGTGGCCCGCGACGACGCGCGCGACGAACTGGAACGGTTGCGCGCGACCCTGCGGGCGCGGGTGGCCACTGTCCCGGACGCCAAGGACGTCAGCGGTGCCCCCGGGCTCGGGAGTTCCTCGGCGCTGGGCGTGACCGGGGTGATGGGGCATCCCGGGGTGGCCCGGGTGATCGCCGACAGCGCGGCCTGCCTGCTGGTGGGCACCCGGTTGTCGGTGACCGCGCGGGCCGGACTGGAGGACGCGCTGGCCACGGTGCCGGTGCTCTCGCTCGGGTGCGCGGTTCCCTACCTGCCGAGCACCCACGTCCACACCGAGGACCTGCGCGCGTCGCTACGGCTGCTGAACACGGCGCTCACCGGCACCGGGCGTCCGACCGGAATCTCGGTGCCCGAACGTATCCCGCGCACCGAGCTGAGCCCGCCCGGCCACCACGGGCCGGGTATCCGCTATCGCGATGCGATCGACGCACTGGATCACGCGCTGCCCGACGGCGTCGATGTGGTGGTGGACGCCGGCAACAGTGGGGCGTCGGCGATCCACCGGCTACGGGCCCGGCGGGACGGGCGCTTCCTGGTGGCGCTGGGCATGGGCGGCATGGGGTACAGCTTCGGTGCGGGTATCGGCATGTGCTTCGCACGCGGCCGCCGCACCGTGGTGATCGCCGGGGACGGGGCGTTCTTCATGCACGGTCTGGAATTACACACCGCGATCCAGTACCGCCTGCCGGTCACCGTGGTGCTGTTCAACAACAATGCCCACGCAATGTGCGTCACCCGGGAACAACTGTTCTACGGCGACCGCTACAGCTACAACCGGTTCACCGCCAGCCGCCTCGGCGCCGGGCTGGCGGCCATGTTCCCGGGTCTGCCCTCGGTAGACGTCACCACTCCCGACGCGTTGCCCGCAGCGTTGCATTCGGCGTTGGCGGCAGCGGGCCCGTCGGTGGTCAACATCGAATGTTCGGCCGACGAAATTCCCACGTTCGCACCATTTCTCACCAACCAGGA
This region of Mycolicibacterium diernhoferi genomic DNA includes:
- the secY gene encoding preprotein translocase subunit SecY, which codes for MLSAFISSLRTADLRRKILFTLGLVILYRAGATLPSPGVNYPNVQQCIEQVSGGDSAQIYSLINLFSGGALLQLSVFAVGVMPYITASIIVQLLTVVIPRFEQLKKEGQAGQAKMTQYTRYLAIALAVLQATSIVALAANGGLMQGCSLDIIDDTSIFGLVVIVIVMTAGAALVMWMGELVTERGVGNGMSLLIFAGIAARIPAEGKAILDGRGGMVFTFVCIGALAILVGVVFVEQGQRRIPVQYAKRMVGRRMYGGTSTYLPLKVNQAGVIPVIFASSLIYIPQLVTQLIDSGRDNPGTGWWSSFVANHLSNPTSPTHIAFYFGLIIFFTYFYVSITFNPEERADEMKKFGGFIPGIRPGKPTADYLRFVLSRITLPGSIYLGVIAVLPNVVLQAGSGGATLQNLPFGGVAVLIMIGVGLDTVKQIESQLMQRNYEGFLK
- a CDS encoding thiamine pyrophosphate-binding protein, yielding MVSTHRVVDHIIEQLAVHGVSHIFGVDGANIEDLYDAAALRTDITAVLAKHEFSAATMADGYSRATSALGVVAATSGGGCLNLVAGLGESLASRVPVLALVGQPPSTMDGRGSFQDTSGHNGSLDASALFAAVSVYCRRILDPDDIGAALPEAVAAARCGGPAVLLLPKDIQQGAVQSAPVRAPVNGRQLGDPGPIAARLRRAHGPVTIIAGEQVARDDARDELERLRATLRARVATVPDAKDVSGAPGLGSSSALGVTGVMGHPGVARVIADSAACLLVGTRLSVTARAGLEDALATVPVLSLGCAVPYLPSTHVHTEDLRASLRLLNTALTGTGRPTGISVPERIPRTELSPPGHHGPGIRYRDAIDALDHALPDGVDVVVDAGNSGASAIHRLRARRDGRFLVALGMGGMGYSFGAGIGMCFARGRRTVVIAGDGAFFMHGLELHTAIQYRLPVTVVLFNNNAHAMCVTREQLFYGDRYSYNRFTASRLGAGLAAMFPGLPSVDVTTPDALPAALHSALAAAGPSVVNIECSADEIPTFAPFLTNQEVKEHVTARA
- a CDS encoding adenylate kinase, encoding MRIVLLGPPGAGKGTQAEKLAAQLGVPQISTGDLFRHNIGAGTPLGIEAKKYLDAGDLVPASLTNALVDDRIDHEDAAGGFILDGFPRSVEQAEALKEMLAKRGLKLDAVLEFRVSEDELLERLKGRGRADDTEEIIRNRMKVYNDETAPLLDYYAGELKTVEAVGTLDEVFARALAALGK
- a CDS encoding class I SAM-dependent methyltransferase translates to MARTDGDTWDLASSVGATATMVAAARAMASARPDPVINDPFAAPLVRAVGVDFFTKLVDGEITEADLGDDPQMNIARFANAMAARTRFFDEFFEHAGAAGIRQAVILAAGLDARAYRLDWPAGTVVFEIDQPEVIEFKSQTMADLGAQPTTERRTVAVDLRDDWVSALRAAGFDPTAPTAWIAEGLFGYLPPEAQDRLLELITENSGPGSRVAAEAVPSTADLDQEAVRERMQSVKDKWASHGFDLDFSELVYLGDRKDAATHLSELGWATTAQSANELLGRLGLPTIDEDQQVGQASYLTALR
- a CDS encoding sigma-70 family RNA polymerase sigma factor, with protein sequence MDDPEAAMMRVLYDEHAGALWRYALRLTGDAARAEDVVQETLLRAWRHPEVTADPDRSARAWLFTVARNLVIDDRRSARFRNETGTPDVETVAGASAAGPDEVDTALDRLLISTALSELSPDHRAVIRRAYYQGWSTAEIADDLGIAEGTVKSRLHYAVRALKLNLQEMGVTR
- the map gene encoding type I methionyl aminopeptidase, which encodes MINVPGLRRKVVPRRSPGELDAMAAAGALVAAALKAVREAAAPGISTGELDRIAESVIRDGGGVPSFLGYHGFPATVCASVNDRVVHGIPSDAEVLVEGDLVSIDCGAILDDWHGDSAVTFGVGTLIPADELLSEATRTSMEAGIAAMLPGNRLTDVSHAIEVGTHAAEARDGRKYGIVAGYGGHGIGREMHMDPFLPNEGAPGRGPYLEVGSVLAIEPMLTLGTANTKILDDDWTVVTTDGSRAAHWEHTVAVTDNGPRILTL
- a CDS encoding anti-sigma factor family protein → MTGLERTSAGESADRYLTWDASYVLGSLSPGERREFEAHLQACLRCATSVAELTGMPALLAMVDLQDVEALDVAAPNPPLRPALREQLLNRVRRRRERTRWVTAAALGVAAALLVLGLVAVIRPETLGLQQGSPQTVAMLEMSKVNDTPINASIAMSSYTWGTRIDMACSYGDWGQRDVPAQNLGMVVVGRDGSRTQIATWLGLSGATALPSGNTPLPAREIAAVQLVSADDGKVLLEKNL
- a CDS encoding class I SAM-dependent methyltransferase, with product MTTRSDGDTWDLASSVGATATSVAATRAFASRGPDPLIHDPYAALLVEAVGVPHFMKVARGEMEGPTDPPTGPGAEDPLFGPDVVLHQIAVRTRFFDDFLVSATRRGIRQAVILASGLDTRAYRLAWPDGTVVFEIDQPEVIEFKTRVLAEAGAAPAADRRTVGVDLRDDWPAKLRESGFDPARPTAWIAEGLLPYLPPDAQDRLLDSITALSAPGSALATEHMDVKALTGDWAKELTARGRRFGSDIDLTELFYTGPRTPAAEHLGSAGWQVDLLPTAQAYAANGFPPPGDRITAMIGDSGYLTATRT